The following is a genomic window from Bacteroidia bacterium.
TTTGTAATTCCTGAAACGAAAAGATTATGACAATAAAAGAAGCCATTTTAAAGAGTTTGGACGACATCGTTGTTCTCACAAACTATATGGAAGTTTACAGCCATATTGTTAAGAACAACTATTACGACTTCGGAACAGCGAAGACACCAGCATCAACCATTTCAGCATTACTTGGAGACTTTATTAGAGCAGGTGATACAAGAGTAAAAAGAATAAAACAAGAAGGTGGAACCTATTCCTACTATCTTACCGTAAATGAACAGGATATTGGAATTGAAATGCTTTCTGATGCAACAGAGTTTGCTACGCCAAAAAAGCTTGTAAAGTCCCAAACATATGATGAAAGAGATTTACATAAATTATTAAGTAGTTACCTGAAAAACACAAAAGTTTATTCCAAGACCATTTTTCATGAACAATCAAAATATGGGAAGGACAATAATCATATTTGGACCCACCCCGACATGGTTGGAATAAAATTCATGAACTTACAGACCAAAGTTAGTCAGAACTTCTTAAAATCAATTAACCGTGTTGATACCTTTAAACTCAGTTCCTACGAGATAAAAAAGGAAATAAATAGCGATTCAGAACTAAAAAAGGCTTTCTTTCAGGCGGTTTCAAATTCTAGCTGGGCAAACTACGGTTACTTGGTCGCGTTTGAATTTGGTGACAGCTTGTGGGATGAAATGGAGAGATTAAGCCAATCTTTCGGGATTGGCTTAATCGAATTGAATGCTAACCCTTATCAAAGTAGAATTTTATTTCCTCCAAAGTACAGAGATCTGGACTTCAAGACTATTGATAAACTATGCAAAATCAATAAGGAATTTGAAACATTTATCGAGCAAGTTGATAAGTTAATGACTGGTCAAGAACGTTACTACAAATCCACAGAAAAGGAACTTGATGAAATTTGTGACGATTACTTTGATAGCGATACGGCAATTGAAAAATATTGCAAGGAAAAGAATATTCCGAACGAAGAATGAGCTAATCTTAACCGGGGTTAGTGTTTGCCCCCCACCAGTTGCTTGGCTCCAGCGAAGTGACAGTTACGTTTTGCAGCCTCTGGCTGTTGTTATTGCATGGCAGGATTATAAAGTATCCAAAACCTTCAGTGGGCTTTCTGGGCAAGCGCTGCTGTAGTTCGAATGTTCTGGCAGTGTCACAATCGCTACGGATGTAAGGTTGAGCGTGGATGTGAACATCTTTTTTCAAAGTTGCATAACCTGGCTTGGTAGCCTAAGCTGGCTCAGGAGGCTCACGTATGTTTTCTCCCCACACAAAACCTGCCCACCCCACTGACAAATAGTTCAACTATTTGTCATTCTTCTTGACATATAGTAACTTGGAGGACACGGTTTAAAACTATGCACAGCAGAGAACTTTTCCAATCTTTATCCAATCACCTGCCCAACAGGCAGATTACCGTAATCACCGGTATGCGCAGGGTGGGCAAGACCACTGCGCTGAAATACCTGCTACAAAAAGCACCTGGCGACAACAAGTTATACATGAACCTGGAACGGGTAAAATACCGCCAATTGCTTAGGCAGTCCAGCTTACAAAGAGGTTGAAATTGCCCCTGCAGCCGAGGGATTTTTGCAATGTGTAACTTTTAGCAGATAACCGGTAAATTCGTATTCAGATAACAAAACAGGCACATGATTACAAAGGAATTTGAACAGATTATAAAGAAAGTCGGTCTTCTTCCAGAGGATCAGCAGAAAGCTCTTGCGAGGATGATCGAGGAAGAGTTACGGTGGGACGAGACCATAAAAAATACCCAGTCAGAACTTGCTGAGCTTGCTGAAGATGCTTTGGCTGAATATCGTTCCGGTAGGACTAAAAAGGGGGATTGGTAGTGGTCTCTTACACGACCACTAAATTTAGAAAAGCCTTCGATAAACTTCCTACCTCAGTGCAGAAGGAGGCACGAAAAATTTATCAGGTATGGAAGAAGAATCCCTTTGAGAAAAATTAAGGTTTAAGCAAGTTCACGCGTCAAAACCGATATTCTCAGTGAGGATAGGATATAATTGCAGAGCATTGGGAATAAAGGAAGGAGAGGAGATGATCTGGTTTTGGATTGGTTCGCATGAAGCTTTGGTGGGGCTACATCCGCCCAGGGATGGTTTCAAGGAGTTTAGATGGGCGCCATTGGCCGGTCATACCTGATTAGATTATTCCGCATAATCTTTTGATATTGGTTATGCAGCAGTGTCATCAACTACATCAATGAAGCAGATTAAGCTGATAGACTAGCCTGGCGTGAGGGAGGAACAGATGCGCGCGCCAGGTTGGAGTTTGCCGTAGGGATACGTTAATTGGACATTTGAAAAGACTTTGGAATGAAACAAAACTATCTGCACGGAAATAAATATTTGCATTCTAAAACGTTGAAAATAATTCTTTATAGCCTTAATTACAGCAATATACAATTTAACACGATAATTTACTGAATAAGTATGCCCCAACTTTGTATATTGCGATATTAAAAAAAATTTAAAAGACTATGAAAAAGACAAGATTACTAATTATGGCTTTGCTTGCAGTTATGACCTTTCCAGGCAAAGGTAATGCACAAGCGTTGGAGGAAGGAAATATTGCGGTTGATGTATATTATGGTTTTCCTAACCTTTTCAAATCAGTG
Proteins encoded in this region:
- a CDS encoding AAA family ATPase, which codes for MHSRELFQSLSNHLPNRQITVITGMRRVGKTTALKYLLQKAPGDNKLYMNLERVKYRQLLRQSSLQRG